CGTCGATCCAAGGCCGGCCCCGATCAGAAGTGTTAGCAGCGCGGTGAACACGGTTCCCAATTTGATTCCAGCTGCGAGTACAAAAAAAACGGCCGCTACGATCGACAAACCAACAGCCATCGGCGTCCGAGGATGTCCGGTTGTTGAAATTCGCACACCTGTTGCGGTGGAAACAACCACCTGGGCCAGAGTGAGCGGGATCAGAAGGAGTCCGGAGGTAGTCGCGCTCGTTCGGAACACTGTTTGAAAGAAAACCGGCAATTGAACGATCAAGCCGAAAAGAACCGCCGCGAAAAGAAGAACCGTCAACGATGCGCGCCAGATGACGGGCTCTCCGATCAGTTGCGGAGAAATGAGCGGTTGCTGCGTCTTCTGCTCGATTGGGCGGAGAAGAACAAGTCCTGCTACTCCCAGGCTCGCGATCGTAAGCAGGACCGGGGACGTCCAGGCGATTTCATGACCGCCGATGCTCAAACTGAAAAGAACTGCTACGGTCGAAGCTGCGAAGACGGTTGTTCCGGCGTAATCCAATCGACAGATCCCTGTTCCCGGGGATGTTTTAATGCGCAAGGCTGCGCAAGCGGCGCCTAGCCCGAGCGGGATATTGAGCCAAAAGATGCTGCGCCAGCCGAGGTGTTGCGAGAGAACGCCGCCAATTACCGGGCCGAGTGTGCTGGCAAGGGCAAAATTGGCTCCCAGCCATCCCTGAATTCTTCCCCTCTCTTTTGGAGAAACGACTTCGCCGAGGAGTGCTTGCGCCAGGGTCATCAGACCGCCACCGCCAAGACCTTGCAGCGCGCGAGCACAAATCAGAATGAAAAGGGTGGGGGCAAGCGCGCACGCAACCGAGCCGGCGACAAATAGGCAGAGCGCCCACAATAGCATGCGCCTTCGCCCGTATGCGTCTCCCATGCGTCCATAGAGCGGAGCAGCCACAGTTGCTGCAATGAGGTACGCGGTAACTACCCAAGCGAGGTAGGAGAGTCCGCCGAGCGAACCCGTAATCGCTGGTAAGGCTGCGGCGATAATAGTTTGATCGAGCGCTCCCAGAAACATTGACGGAGCGACATGAAAGAACGCAGATCGAAACTGTTCTCTCTTTTCTGCAGACAGTGAAGAGAGAGAATTCTCACTCTTTGCGCTGGCCGGCCCGATCATGTCGCTCCCTTCAGTTCGACTTCATGACTTGTTTCCTCGCGGAAAGGTTGCAGAACGGCACAACTGGCTACGAGCAAAGCCGAAAGTCCGAGTAAGTTTAGAACCGAGTGGCACAGAACCAGAGCGCCCGCGACGGCTCCAAGAAACATCTCCCATTAAGGTGCTTCCTCAACATCAGTTCGGCTTACCGGTGATCGAGTGGATCTCTGCAATGTACCCGCCGGGGAATTGGACAACGGCTGAGGTTCGCTGGTCGGCAGTATAGGGAGGAACCAGTACCTGGACTCCCGCAGCCTTGGCCTTGGCGAGGGTAGCCGCGAGATCCGAAACCTCGTAGCCCGTCGTCTCGTGCCCGTATGGATACGGAAGATGGCCATCGGTTACGAGAACCGTCAGCTTGCCGAAGTTGGATTGAATACGGATTCGCCGATAAGTGTCACTCGGCCGTCCGATCTCGACACCGGGAGCGTGCGCGTCATCAGCGATCACATTCCCATGACTAAAGGCGAGAAAGCTGTCTACGAAGGCAGCCACGCGATCGGCGGACACATAGACACGGTTTTCCGGAATGGTTTGAAGAGCTTTATAGGACGGGGTGGTTGTGTGCCAATAGAGCTGCGTGTTCACGCCGCCCGGCCATTGGATAATGGCATCTCGTCCGATTGGGTCATTGAACGAAGTCACAAGAACGTCGGCGCCTGTCGTGCGAGCGGCCTGAATCGCCTCATCAAGATCGATTACGAGGTAGCCCGTTCGCTCTGCGCCAAACGGATACGGAACCGGCGTCTTGAACCCGAAAACCGACAGTGTTCCCACAGGGGTCAGCACCAACTGGGACATGGTGCTGCTCGGAGTTGGCGTCACGGTAAAGACGCCCTGTTTGGATGTGGTTCCGCCGAAGGTTGCTACAAGGCTAGCGACGAAGCGATCGAAGTCCTCGGGCGCGACGTAGACGTGGGTCGTATCGTATTGCGGCCCCACGGTCACGTTGGGCGTAACGGTAGCAGCATAGGCGACTTCCAGGGCGGTGCTCCGCGTCGGGAACAGACGAGCAATTCCCGTACTCAGAATGATCGCGACGGCAATTACGCCAAAGGATTTGGTGATACGCATTGAGTCTCCTTTCACGGGGGACAGCATTACACGATTAGTGTTGATCGTTCGGTAAAGTCGCGATGCGTCCTTACTGCGGCAACCTTCATTTGCAAGAGTTGCGATGTAGTTGTGCTGGGTGTCGGCGTTACCCTGGCAATGACCTGCTTCGTGCTCTTACCTCCGAAGGTTCCGAGAAAGCTCGCAACGAACGCATCGACGTCGGAGGGGGAGACATCGACATGGGTAGTGTCGTACTGAGCTCCCACGGCAGCGGTGGATGCGGGATCTGGGCCTTCAGTCGTCTGCGTCCAACTGAGGAGTAAGAACGTCGCCAAGCTGAAAACGAGTAAGATAAAAGCGAAAAGACGACGGTTGCAATTCATTGTGTAACTTCCTCCTTAGACTTCTGACTCTTATCGACTTCTGCTAAGCTATCGACCCTGAGAAACGTGTCAAAACGCGAATGCCTGCTTACCGTTCAAAGCAGCCGCAAAGCAGCTCGCAACAAATACGTAACGAATACGAAGACGATCAATGAGCTTACGTAGATTCCCGCGAACCACAGCAACCGCTTTTTCCGCTCACTCATATCCGTCCCATCCCTTCTCCGGGGTCTTGCCGCGAAATACCCAATAGGCGAAGAACGAATACCCGAGCACCACAGGTGTGACAACGATGGCTCCAGTGAGCAGAAAAATCTGGCTCAGGCGTGAGCTAGACGCGTCCCAAATGGAAATGCGGAACGGTACAATCGTTGGAAATACGAGGATTGCAAGACCTCCGATCCCAGCGGCGATCATCACCAAGCCTGCAATCAGGGGGCGAACATCTGGGCGCTTCCCGATACTTCCAAACAGAATGAAAGCCGCCAATAGTACGATACAGCTCAGAGTTCCGAGCAGAACCGGGTGGTTCTGCCATGCAGCCAAGATACCTGGCTGGACGAAAAGCGACATCCCTCCGACCGCAAAGAAGGAGACCATAAACAGCGGCAATGCAATGCGCAACGTTCGTCCCAAAAATCCGTGCAATTGCGCCGTGGCCTTGAATTGGAGCCAACAGCCGCCGAGTACGACGTATCCCGCGAGCACGCAGAGGGCGCAAAGCGCAGGGAATGGCCGAATACAATCAAGGACGCTCCCGCTAAACGTGACCCCCTGGACCGATACACCCTGAAGCAGCGCGCCCAGAATCAGACCTTGCATACATGCTGCCACGATCGACCCGACGGCGAAGATTACGTCCCACCTGCGACGGTAGGACTTCATCTGCGAACGAAACTCAAATGTGACACCGCGCAGACCCAATGACAGCAGCATCACGATAATCGGAATATAGAGTGCTGGCATGAGAATGCCATATGCGATCGGGAACGCGGCTAGCAGCGTCACCCCAGTCATGATCAACCAGGTCTCGTTTCCGTCCCACGTCGGCGTGATGGAATCGACCATATGGTCTCTCGATTTCTCGTGCGGTTGTAACAAGAGCAAAGCGCCCACTCCGAGGTCGAAGCCATCGAGCAACACATAAAACGTTACGGAGAGCGCAGCGAATACGGCACAAAGGAGAGGCATGTCCATCGGGCTACCTCCCCGCCGCGGCATTGGCGTTCGCGCGGTCCAGCACTTGCGGACGGAGCGCGTTCTTGAGAGATCCGGATGCCTCAGCATGGATCGAAGCCGATTCCGGCCCCCTCCGGATAATGCGTGCTACGAAAATGAGAAATGCAGTCATAAAGAACGCGTAAATACAAACAAAGGCGATCAGCGTCGCGAGCAGCGTCTGCGCTGGCACCGGCGAAACGGCATCGATGGTTCTCAACATGCCAAATATCACCCAGGGCTGGCGGCCAGTCTCGGCCAGATACCATCCGCCAAGCGTGGCAAGGATACCGGAGGGCGTCATCGTCACCAAGCAGCGAAGAAACCACTTCGTTGTAAAGAGTCGGCGTTTCCATCTGAGCCACAATGAGGCCGTTGCCACGGCGAACATCAGGATGGCAATGCCGTACATAATGCGAAACCCGTAAAAGACCATGCCCATGATCGGTTGCGCATCTCGTGGGGTGTTCTTCAGACCCTCCACTCGGCCATGAAGACTGTGCGTGAGCCAGATGCTGCCTAAATATGGAATTCCGAGAGCGAAACGATTCCGCTGTTCCTTCTGGTCGGGAGCGATCACCCAGTAGTAGGGAGCCGGCGATGCTGACTCCTTCTCCCAAAACCCCTCGGCTGCCTGCATCTTCGAGGGCTGGTGCTTAAGCATCGTGCCGTAGAGAATATCGCCGATAAAGACCTGACCCACAATGAGCACAGTCGCAAATGCTGTGCCCAGCGCCACGCTCTTTTTTGCGAAAGCAAGATGCTTGCCCTGCAGCAGGTACCATGCACCAACACCCGCCACAAGAAACGAGGAGGTCAGGTATGCCGCGCTAAGCATGTGCGGCAAGCGGACAAGCCAGGAGGGGTTGTTTACTACATGCCACCAATTGATGACGACCAGCCGGCCATCATGGACTGCTACACCGTCCGGCGTCTGCATCCAACTGTTGGCTGAGAGGATCCATGATGCTGACAGCATTGTGCCAAGCGCCACCATGCATGTAGCAAAAAAATGGAGCTTGGGCCCCACTCGATTCATTCCAAAGAGCATGATCCCGAGGAAACCCGCTTCAAGGAAAAAAGAAGTGAGTACTTCGAGGGCGATCATGGGCCCGATCGCCGGCCCGGCAAGCTGTGCAAACTTCGCAAAGCCCAGACCAAACTCAAAGGAGAGAACGATGCCGGTTACTACTCCGACTCCGAAGCCCATTGCAAAAATGCTCTGCCAGAAGCGATAGATTTCGAGGTAAAGTCCATCCCTAGTCTTGAGCCAGAGACCTTCTATCACAGCAAGGAACATGGCAAGCCCAATGGACATGGTAGGAAAGATAATGTGAAAGCTCACCGTGAACGCGAATTGCACGCGGGCGAGCGTAGCTGGATTCAGGCTCATCTTGCGTCTCCTTCTGCGGGAACCCGGCGCATGAGGACGACAGCGCCTATGACGGCCACCAGCAGTCCCGCGACTGCAATCCCAAGTCCGAACACTCCGATGATGGCGAAGAAGAACGTCACCCCCACGAGAGAGGGAACCAGAAAGCCCAAGATCTTCTCGAAAGTCAACGAAAGATTCTTCAACATCCCTATTCCTCCCGTTCAAATCACAACGACAATCAAATCTCAGTTACTCTTGAGCCCGGATAAGCGTCATCGATCCTGCCTACGACGGATGAGGAGCGCACATTGCTCATTTGAGCAGCACCGCGAATGCTTTCATTTATGTGACGCTGCCGTTAACTCCTGGATGGTGTCGCTGCGAAAACACTGGATGATCATTGCCGTCAAAGTGATAAATGCGGCCAAGCCAAACACAAGAGCAAGAGAATGTTGGAGAAGAAACGCGCCAACTGCTGCACCAAAGAACATCGAGAAGACGGCAGAAATGCGTCGTCCCCATCGCGGATTATTTCCTCCCGCCAAAGAGGATTCCGAGGCTAAAGCAGCTACAGTCAGCGTCAACACAGTAGTCGTGATATCCGGCACTCCTAGCCTCCGCACAGTGCCGTTTCGAATGCCCATGGCCAAAGCGGTGAGTGCAATGATCCCGTACAAACTACTGATCGGAAGGACCACAGACTCATGCTGCATCACCAACAACATGCAAGCCACAAACAGTAGAGCGGTCTCCATCGCAGCTGCCAATCCGAGCCAATGGCTCCTGCGCCATTTTGCAGTCCAATGCTCGAGTCGTCCCGATACAATGCCGCCCGCGAACGCGAAGATTAGAGCAGCTATCGACCGAAGCACCGAAAGTCCAGGTACATTCGCCACAGCCAGACCGAGCAGTACAATATTCCCGGTCATGTTTGCTGTGAAGATATGGCCCATTGAGAGATAACTGGCAGCATCAATCAGGCCTGTGACAAATGTCAGCAATGCGAACGAGAAATGTAACCACCTTTCCGCGCGAAGCGTGTCCTTCGTCATCTCCATTGGGCTCTCCCTCCGATCGTCGGGCTCTCAAGGTTCGATCTTGCGGCTTCGGGTGCAAAGAAGCACGATCATTTAAGGCAGTTCAACGTCTACCCTTTGGGTGGATGTCAAAAGTTCGCAAGAATGAACGGATAATCACCGCACAGGTCAATTGGAAAACTGCAGCCCGCGAGATGCTTCCTAAAATTTGTACCCGGCCCAAAACGCCCAGTAATTGAGATTGCGGCCGGGCTGAGTCTCCTTCAGGAACTTGCCGGCGTAGAAAATTCCGTAGTCAGCCTGAAACCATACATGCGGGTTGGCTTGCCAGCGAACCTCCGTGCCCGGCCTGTGGCCGACGAATCGTGCCTGACCATCATTCCCCGCTCTGATCAAGAACCCAGGCACCGCGTAGACGCCGTCCGTAAGGCTCTCTCGCCACTGAACTATCCAATCAACGGACAGAGACACATCATGCGGAAGCGACGTTTCGACGTGAGGATGAACGTCGATGAAGTTGATGGGGCCGGGCCCCGTTGTAGCCAGGACGCCAAAGTAGTTGCCTTTTGGAAATAGTGGATTGAACGTTCCCAAGGTGTTTGTAGTCGGGTGATCGCCACTGGAAATGTCAGCTTTGGCACTAAAGCGGGGCTTCAGGAGAATGGTTGGAATTCGGTACCCGGTCTCGGTTGCAATCGTCCATGCCTTGATATTCGCCGAACCAAATGTGCCAAACTGCCAGAGTGCGTCATCGTCAAAGTCCCATCCCGGCTTTTCGGTGGCGATGGGGCGTGAAACTCTAACCCCAAGGGAGTGACGTAACTCCTGGGCCGTTCCTCGCTGGAAAGCCGCATCCTTCCTTTCGAGGCCTAAGTAGTACAAGTCTAAAGACGATTGACGCGGTATGGGTCTGGTGGCATAGATGCCCCAGAAACCCACTGCGTGGTCCGGCGAATTGTCGAAAAAACCGGGGTTATCTTCGTCCGGCCGCATAGCAAATCCATCAATCTGCCATGAGTCGATTTTGCTCTTCAGCATGAAGCCGTCAAAACTCAGTCTGACATTTGGGCCCTCGCGCACATCGATCAACCGTCCGGACCCATACTCTAACTCTTGCCTGCCGACTCTGAGGTGGATCGACTTCTGGCCAGAGGATCCACCAACTTCAAGGAATGCGGCCTGAAAATCAAGCTTCTTTTCGTCGATGGGACGCGGGCCACCTCGACGGAATGAATTCAATCCACTCTTCAGTTCCACAAAGGTACGGAGGTGTCTTCCATAGTGCAGGTCAAAATACGGCATGTACCTTTCATTGAGATACCCATTCCAATAAGGCGACTGACCCCAGTTGTCGTTTCCTATCTGCTCCCAGACTTCGCGGGCTTCGCCACCTATGGTCATGTACCAATCATCGGCACTCCTCCGGAGAGGGATGTATTTGATCGGATCCCAAAAGTCTTCTCGGAGCTTAGGATCCTTCAGGAAGCTCCAATCCTCGTCCTCGCGAAGCAGCTTATAGTTGCGGTTGACCTCTGGAACTTGGTCGGGATTCGCGGCCTGAGCCAATAACTGTGGCCCGAGTAAAGCGAGAGTGAGTCCTGCCAACAGGCAGCTTATGATTCTCATGCGCATGATTCGCATTTACTGCTCCGTTGTGGCAAAGCCGATCAGGTTTCCGGTTGAGTGTCAGTTATACGATTCGCACCAATAAGGTGGGAAACGTCCTCGATCGCCTTCGCAGTTGAAACTCCGATAGTGCCACACAGCCGATGCGTAAGTACCCTGCGTTGGCGCTGGATCTTCCGTCGCAGCCATGCCGCAATGGCTGCGCCGAACATTGGGGCAAGCAAGTAAGCCCACAAAAACCGCGTCTGCCCAGAAATAACGACAGGCCCGAACTGGCGAGCTGGGTTGAGGCTCCCCCCGGTGGCAGTTCCTAGTAATGCAATTCCGAGACCTACCAGGCTTCCGACGATCCAAGGCACAAAGGACGTGAGTCGCGGAACCGCAAGAGAGAGCCCGACAACCAACGCAATCACAGTCATCCCAAGAGCTTCGACTACGAATACCTCCCAGGTCGACCACCCGGGTCTTGGCTGGAGCGCGGCATATACCACGGGTGGCTCCGCCACGATGTGGCCCCAAACCAAGCGTGCGGCGACGACCCCAACTACAGAACCGAGCAACTGGGCGATGGAGTAGGGGATGACCCCAACTCCAGGGAAGACTCCGAAGCGCCACATGGCCAGCGAGATTGCCGGGTTTGTGTGCCCACCCGAGGCTCTTCCCGGCGGGCTGAGAATCAGCCCCGCAAGAAGCATCGCAACTGCCGCGCCGACGATCCAGAGTTCAGCATGGATCCCAGGGATCGCACGTGAAATGGGTGAAGGGCCAATCACCCACCTCACGATAGTCACCACGCCGAAAAGCAGGATAGAGGTCAGGATCAATTCAAT
This portion of the Acidicapsa acidisoli genome encodes:
- a CDS encoding MFS transporter, with amino-acid sequence MIGPASAKSENSLSSLSAEKREQFRSAFFHVAPSMFLGALDQTIIAAALPAITGSLGGLSYLAWVVTAYLIAATVAAPLYGRMGDAYGRRRMLLWALCLFVAGSVACALAPTLFILICARALQGLGGGGLMTLAQALLGEVVSPKERGRIQGWLGANFALASTLGPVIGGVLSQHLGWRSIFWLNIPLGLGAACAALRIKTSPGTGICRLDYAGTTVFAASTVAVLFSLSIGGHEIAWTSPVLLTIASLGVAGLVLLRPIEQKTQQPLISPQLIGEPVIWRASLTVLLFAAVLFGLIVQLPVFFQTVFRTSATTSGLLLIPLTLAQVVVSTATGVRISTTGHPRTPMAVGLSIVAAVFFVLAAGIKLGTVFTALLTLLIGAGLGSTMPAAQTMVQWAAGKDRLGVATATVSFSRTIGGATGAAISSAVLLGALQVVDPNARAILSHELSSIASSRVEPSQIAPALMAAYRWVFFALGGLSVCAAVVAWSIPNLDLAGSPASALATSSLDRN
- a CDS encoding glyoxalase; this encodes MRITKSFGVIAVAIILSTGIARLFPTRSTALEVAYAATVTPNVTVGPQYDTTHVYVAPEDFDRFVASLVATFGGTTSKQGVFTVTPTPSSTMSQLVLTPVGTLSVFGFKTPVPYPFGAERTGYLVIDLDEAIQAARTTGADVLVTSFNDPIGRDAIIQWPGGVNTQLYWHTTTPSYKALQTIPENRVYVSADRVAAFVDSFLAFSHGNVIADDAHAPGVEIGRPSDTYRRIRIQSNFGKLTVLVTDGHLPYPYGHETTGYEVSDLAATLAKAKAAGVQVLVPPYTADQRTSAVVQFPGGYIAEIHSITGKPN
- the cydB gene encoding cytochrome d ubiquinol oxidase subunit II — protein: MDMPLLCAVFAALSVTFYVLLDGFDLGVGALLLLQPHEKSRDHMVDSITPTWDGNETWLIMTGVTLLAAFPIAYGILMPALYIPIIVMLLSLGLRGVTFEFRSQMKSYRRRWDVIFAVGSIVAACMQGLILGALLQGVSVQGVTFSGSVLDCIRPFPALCALCVLAGYVVLGGCWLQFKATAQLHGFLGRTLRIALPLFMVSFFAVGGMSLFVQPGILAAWQNHPVLLGTLSCIVLLAAFILFGSIGKRPDVRPLIAGLVMIAAGIGGLAILVFPTIVPFRISIWDASSSRLSQIFLLTGAIVVTPVVLGYSFFAYWVFRGKTPEKGWDGYE
- a CDS encoding cytochrome ubiquinol oxidase subunit I, giving the protein MSLNPATLARVQFAFTVSFHIIFPTMSIGLAMFLAVIEGLWLKTRDGLYLEIYRFWQSIFAMGFGVGVVTGIVLSFEFGLGFAKFAQLAGPAIGPMIALEVLTSFFLEAGFLGIMLFGMNRVGPKLHFFATCMVALGTMLSASWILSANSWMQTPDGVAVHDGRLVVINWWHVVNNPSWLVRLPHMLSAAYLTSSFLVAGVGAWYLLQGKHLAFAKKSVALGTAFATVLIVGQVFIGDILYGTMLKHQPSKMQAAEGFWEKESASPAPYYWVIAPDQKEQRNRFALGIPYLGSIWLTHSLHGRVEGLKNTPRDAQPIMGMVFYGFRIMYGIAILMFAVATASLWLRWKRRLFTTKWFLRCLVTMTPSGILATLGGWYLAETGRQPWVIFGMLRTIDAVSPVPAQTLLATLIAFVCIYAFFMTAFLIFVARIIRRGPESASIHAEASGSLKNALRPQVLDRANANAAAGR
- a CDS encoding YoaK family protein produces the protein MEMTKDTLRAERWLHFSFALLTFVTGLIDAASYLSMGHIFTANMTGNIVLLGLAVANVPGLSVLRSIAALIFAFAGGIVSGRLEHWTAKWRRSHWLGLAAAMETALLFVACMLLVMQHESVVLPISSLYGIIALTALAMGIRNGTVRRLGVPDITTTVLTLTVAALASESSLAGGNNPRWGRRISAVFSMFFGAAVGAFLLQHSLALVFGLAAFITLTAMIIQCFRSDTIQELTAASHK
- a CDS encoding alginate export family protein is translated as MRIMRMRIISCLLAGLTLALLGPQLLAQAANPDQVPEVNRNYKLLREDEDWSFLKDPKLREDFWDPIKYIPLRRSADDWYMTIGGEAREVWEQIGNDNWGQSPYWNGYLNERYMPYFDLHYGRHLRTFVELKSGLNSFRRGGPRPIDEKKLDFQAAFLEVGGSSGQKSIHLRVGRQELEYGSGRLIDVREGPNVRLSFDGFMLKSKIDSWQIDGFAMRPDEDNPGFFDNSPDHAVGFWGIYATRPIPRQSSLDLYYLGLERKDAAFQRGTAQELRHSLGVRVSRPIATEKPGWDFDDDALWQFGTFGSANIKAWTIATETGYRIPTILLKPRFSAKADISSGDHPTTNTLGTFNPLFPKGNYFGVLATTGPGPINFIDVHPHVETSLPHDVSLSVDWIVQWRESLTDGVYAVPGFLIRAGNDGQARFVGHRPGTEVRWQANPHVWFQADYGIFYAGKFLKETQPGRNLNYWAFWAGYKF
- a CDS encoding aquaporin, whose product is MQESPALPKNAERLGIVRLARDSAIELILTSILLFGVVTIVRWVIGPSPISRAIPGIHAELWIVGAAVAMLLAGLILSPPGRASGGHTNPAISLAMWRFGVFPGVGVIPYSIAQLLGSVVGVVAARLVWGHIVAEPPVVYAALQPRPGWSTWEVFVVEALGMTVIALVVGLSLAVPRLTSFVPWIVGSLVGLGIALLGTATGGSLNPARQFGPVVISGQTRFLWAYLLAPMFGAAIAAWLRRKIQRQRRVLTHRLCGTIGVSTAKAIEDVSHLIGANRITDTQPET